The Amycolatopsis viridis genome window below encodes:
- a CDS encoding response regulator: protein MIRVVLADDQALVRAGFRVLLETEDGFEVCGEAADGAQALALAREHRPDVVVMDIRMPGVDGLTATREITADPGLDGVKVLVLTTFDVDEYVFQALRAGASGFLLKDTEPVELLRALRVIAAGEALLAPTVTRRLISEFVGRPENRRVDTGAVPQITDREREVLALVAGGLSNDEIAVQLVISTATARTHVSRIMTKLGARDRAQLVVLAYESGLVAPRGSRP from the coding sequence ATGATCCGGGTCGTGCTCGCCGACGACCAGGCGCTGGTGCGCGCCGGGTTCCGGGTGCTGCTGGAGACCGAGGACGGTTTCGAGGTCTGCGGGGAGGCGGCCGACGGCGCGCAAGCGCTTGCGCTAGCCCGCGAGCACCGGCCGGACGTCGTCGTCATGGACATCCGCATGCCCGGGGTGGACGGGCTGACCGCGACCCGTGAGATCACCGCCGACCCCGGCCTCGACGGGGTGAAAGTGCTGGTCCTGACCACCTTCGACGTCGACGAGTACGTCTTCCAGGCGTTGCGTGCCGGCGCGAGCGGATTCCTGCTCAAGGACACCGAACCGGTCGAGCTGCTCCGTGCGCTACGCGTGATCGCCGCGGGTGAGGCGCTGCTCGCCCCGACCGTCACGCGGCGGCTGATCAGCGAGTTCGTCGGACGGCCGGAGAACCGGCGTGTCGACACCGGCGCCGTCCCGCAGATCACCGACCGCGAACGCGAGGTGCTGGCCCTCGTCGCGGGAGGACTGTCCAACGACGAGATCGCAGTACAGCTGGTCATCTCCACCGCCACCGCGCGCACGCACGTCAGCCGCATCATGACGAAGCTCGGCGCGCGCGACCGCGCCCAGCTGGTGGTGCTCGCCTACGAGTCCGGTCTGGTCGCCCCGCGCGGCTCGCGCCCGTGA
- a CDS encoding glycosyltransferase family 4 protein — translation MNAAAGLVRPGRPLGHLFELRGWVTTGDHVTVHIGRQVAEVRPDSTGAEPPGTTGLLIRTPGPVPTGRHEVVVRAANGAPLTSAVVEVGRSGDEEPLRLYEIDTPKAGDNPQGDVVFVHGWVLLDSRAPSLVEVLVDGGEPVRARTRLPRPDVADHLPDFPDAAVSGFEARVPVDLPPGADRALSVRVRVRGELSGEWTSEAREVVLSNPPAEEADLALAAELAERTRKALARPRETTDPRHLLVFTHSLAVGGGQLWLQELLDRLATRHGWRITVVSQLDGELRADCAAHGIDVHLTSPYRVHDVASYEGHIAELAQFARGTDAAVALVNTLGAFPGADAAIRAGLPTAWVLHESFDLADFAYQNWGPAGLVPPVRERWLNTLRAADRLLFVADATREMFLPFSSPARCRTIRYGTPMVARGGRVSERDRRAARRKLGIAEDTTLLLNVGVLEPRKGQGLLISAMDRVRRAHPEIQLSIVGHHPSPYGLALAGFTERTGLADRVDLVPIQRDPAPWFEAADLFVNSSDVESLPRSILEAVCCGLPVVASDVFGAREMITDGHSGWLFEPNDADALTVALLRALDTPADRRRTIAANAYEKLHGWLDPAGYAAEYADVLTELVKERG, via the coding sequence ATGAACGCAGCGGCCGGGTTGGTGCGGCCGGGACGGCCGCTCGGGCACCTGTTCGAGCTGCGCGGGTGGGTCACCACCGGCGACCACGTGACCGTCCACATCGGACGGCAGGTGGCCGAGGTGCGCCCGGACTCCACCGGGGCCGAGCCGCCCGGCACGACCGGTCTGCTGATCCGCACACCGGGGCCGGTGCCGACGGGGCGGCACGAGGTGGTGGTCCGCGCGGCGAACGGTGCCCCGCTGACCAGCGCCGTCGTCGAGGTCGGCCGGTCCGGCGACGAGGAACCGCTGCGGCTGTACGAGATCGACACCCCGAAGGCCGGCGACAACCCGCAGGGCGACGTCGTGTTCGTGCACGGCTGGGTGCTGCTCGACTCGCGGGCCCCGTCGCTGGTCGAGGTCCTCGTCGACGGCGGTGAGCCGGTCCGCGCCCGCACCCGCCTGCCGCGCCCGGACGTGGCCGACCACCTGCCGGATTTCCCGGACGCCGCGGTCAGCGGGTTCGAGGCCCGGGTGCCGGTGGACCTGCCGCCGGGTGCGGACCGCGCGCTGTCGGTGCGGGTGCGCGTCCGGGGTGAGCTGTCCGGGGAGTGGACCTCGGAGGCCCGCGAGGTCGTGCTGTCCAACCCGCCGGCCGAGGAGGCGGACCTGGCGCTCGCGGCGGAACTCGCCGAGCGCACACGCAAGGCCCTGGCCCGGCCCCGGGAAACCACCGATCCCCGGCACCTGCTGGTGTTCACGCACAGCCTCGCGGTCGGCGGCGGGCAGTTGTGGCTGCAGGAACTGCTGGACCGGCTCGCGACCCGGCACGGCTGGCGGATCACGGTGGTCAGCCAGCTGGACGGCGAACTGCGCGCGGACTGCGCGGCCCACGGCATCGACGTGCACCTCACTTCGCCGTACCGGGTGCACGACGTCGCCTCCTACGAGGGCCACATCGCGGAGCTGGCCCAGTTCGCGCGCGGCACCGACGCCGCGGTCGCGCTGGTGAACACGCTCGGCGCCTTCCCCGGTGCGGACGCGGCGATCCGCGCCGGGCTGCCGACCGCGTGGGTGCTGCACGAGAGCTTCGACCTCGCCGACTTCGCCTACCAGAACTGGGGCCCGGCGGGGCTGGTTCCGCCGGTGCGCGAACGGTGGCTGAACACGCTGCGGGCGGCGGACCGGCTGCTGTTCGTCGCCGACGCCACGCGGGAGATGTTCCTGCCGTTCTCCAGTCCGGCGCGCTGCCGCACGATCCGGTACGGCACACCGATGGTCGCCCGCGGCGGTCGGGTGTCCGAACGCGACCGTCGCGCCGCCCGGCGGAAGCTGGGGATCGCCGAGGACACCACGCTGCTGCTCAACGTCGGCGTACTGGAACCGCGCAAGGGCCAGGGCCTGCTGATCAGCGCGATGGACCGGGTGCGGCGCGCGCACCCGGAGATCCAGCTGAGCATCGTCGGGCACCACCCGTCGCCGTACGGGCTGGCGCTGGCCGGGTTCACCGAGCGGACCGGGCTCGCGGACCGGGTGGACCTGGTGCCGATCCAGCGCGACCCCGCGCCGTGGTTCGAGGCCGCCGACCTGTTCGTGAACAGTTCCGACGTGGAGTCGCTGCCGCGGTCGATCCTGGAGGCGGTGTGCTGCGGCCTCCCGGTCGTGGCGAGCGACGTGTTCGGCGCCCGCGAGATGATCACCGACGGGCACAGCGGCTGGCTGTTCGAGCCCAACGACGCGGACGCGCTGACCGTCGCGTTGCTGCGTGCCCTGGACACCCCGGCGGACCGGCGGCGCACGATCGCCGCGAACGCCTACGAGAAGCTGCACGGCTGGCTCGACCCGGCGGGCTACGCCGCCGAATACGCCGACGTGCTCACCGAGCTGGTGAAGGAGCGGGGATGA
- a CDS encoding UDP-glucose dehydrogenase family protein, whose protein sequence is MSGARIVVIGTGYVGLTTGACLAALGHQVTCVDVDDVKVARLAAGRVDILEPGLEELVTRGLATRRLRFVVDSRPAVAGADAVYLCVPTPMGAGGAADLRAVEAVIAEIADVLPAGCAVVTKSTVPVGTAQRIRTLLGRDDVPVVANPEFLREGSAVADFLHPDRIVVGSDDEAAARRVAGLYRDLSAPNVVTDAASAELVKYAANCFLAMKLSYVNAIAELCDRLGADIGSVTEGMGHDRRIGRSFLKPGPGWGGSCLPKDTHALVQVAESVGFDFSLLTAAIVENIAQRDRIVAKIAGAVGGSLAGARIGVLGLAFKAGTNDLRDSPALSVCSMLAAHGAEVTAYDPAVRAALPGMTVVDDPYQVAKDADAIVVLTEWAEFTALDWGYLAGLMQGDGVVDTRNLLDPRVITDAGLSYVGLGRPRPARVAVRH, encoded by the coding sequence ATGAGCGGAGCTCGCATCGTCGTGATCGGCACCGGATACGTCGGCCTGACCACCGGGGCCTGCCTCGCCGCCCTCGGCCACCAGGTGACCTGCGTGGACGTGGACGACGTCAAGGTCGCCCGGCTCGCCGCGGGACGCGTCGACATCCTCGAACCCGGCCTGGAGGAGCTGGTCACCCGGGGGCTGGCCACCCGGCGGCTGCGGTTCGTCGTGGATTCGCGCCCGGCCGTTGCCGGCGCGGACGCGGTCTACCTGTGCGTGCCGACCCCGATGGGCGCGGGTGGCGCCGCCGACCTGCGGGCCGTCGAAGCGGTCATCGCCGAGATCGCCGACGTCCTGCCCGCCGGGTGCGCCGTGGTCACCAAGTCGACCGTCCCGGTCGGCACCGCCCAGCGCATCCGCACCCTGCTCGGCCGCGACGACGTCCCGGTGGTCGCCAACCCGGAGTTCCTGCGCGAGGGCAGCGCGGTCGCCGACTTCCTGCACCCGGACCGGATCGTCGTCGGCTCCGACGACGAGGCCGCCGCCCGCCGCGTCGCCGGTCTCTACCGCGACCTGTCCGCGCCGAACGTCGTCACCGACGCGGCGAGCGCCGAGCTGGTCAAGTACGCCGCCAACTGCTTCCTCGCGATGAAGCTGTCCTACGTCAACGCGATCGCCGAGCTGTGCGACCGGCTCGGCGCCGACATCGGGTCGGTCACCGAGGGCATGGGCCACGACCGCCGCATCGGCCGGTCGTTCCTCAAGCCCGGCCCCGGCTGGGGCGGCTCCTGCCTGCCCAAGGACACGCACGCGCTGGTGCAGGTCGCCGAATCGGTCGGGTTCGACTTCTCGTTGCTGACCGCCGCGATCGTCGAGAACATCGCGCAGCGCGACCGGATCGTCGCGAAGATCGCCGGCGCGGTGGGCGGCAGTCTCGCGGGCGCCCGGATCGGAGTGCTGGGCCTGGCGTTCAAGGCCGGCACCAACGACCTGCGCGACTCACCCGCCCTGTCGGTGTGCTCGATGCTCGCCGCGCACGGCGCTGAGGTCACCGCGTACGACCCGGCGGTGCGGGCGGCCCTGCCCGGCATGACCGTGGTCGACGACCCGTACCAGGTGGCCAAGGACGCGGACGCGATCGTCGTGCTCACCGAGTGGGCCGAGTTCACCGCGCTGGACTGGGGCTACCTCGCCGGCCTGATGCAGGGTGACGGGGTGGTGGACACGCGGAACCTGCTGGATCCGCGTGTGATCACCGATGCGGGACTGTCCTACGTGGGTCTCGGCCGCCCGCGCCCCGCCCGCGTCGCCGTACGGCACTGA
- a CDS encoding helix-turn-helix transcriptional regulator, whose amino-acid sequence MTSTVAVSTEEIRRRELASFLRSRRERISPEQVGLPSSGRRRTPGLRREEVAQLAGVGVTWYTWLEQGRDIHASEQVLNAIARTLRLDPYERSHLYTLAGVPEPPIQKECGVVTPQVRAILDQLEPFPAAVQNARTDILAYNATYDWLMDVDSIPFEERNSLLLCFTNPRWRSRLRDWADGMPRTVAQFRASMAEHIAEPSWKALVKRLRQESPEFEAVWNQHDVQPMRNLTKVFMHPEAGLLSFDYTHLWFGRHSEVRLTTYTPADSETAEKIAAR is encoded by the coding sequence ATGACCAGCACTGTGGCCGTCTCCACCGAGGAGATCCGCCGTCGTGAACTCGCGTCGTTCCTGCGCAGCCGCCGCGAGCGGATCTCGCCGGAGCAGGTCGGGCTACCGTCCAGCGGCCGGCGGCGCACGCCCGGCCTGCGCCGCGAGGAAGTCGCCCAGCTCGCCGGGGTGGGCGTCACCTGGTACACGTGGCTGGAGCAGGGCCGCGACATCCACGCCTCCGAGCAGGTGCTGAACGCGATCGCCCGGACCCTGCGCCTCGACCCGTACGAGCGCAGCCACCTCTACACCCTCGCCGGCGTGCCGGAACCGCCGATCCAGAAGGAGTGCGGGGTCGTCACGCCCCAGGTCAGGGCGATCCTGGACCAGCTGGAGCCGTTCCCCGCCGCGGTCCAGAACGCGCGCACCGACATCCTCGCCTACAACGCCACCTACGACTGGCTGATGGACGTGGACAGCATCCCGTTCGAGGAGCGCAACTCACTGTTGCTGTGCTTCACGAACCCGCGGTGGCGTTCCCGGCTGCGGGACTGGGCCGACGGTATGCCGCGCACGGTCGCGCAGTTCCGCGCCTCGATGGCCGAGCACATCGCCGAACCGAGCTGGAAGGCGCTGGTCAAGCGGCTGCGGCAGGAGTCCCCCGAGTTCGAGGCGGTCTGGAACCAGCACGACGTGCAGCCGATGCGCAACCTGACGAAGGTGTTCATGCACCCGGAAGCCGGCCTGCTCAGCTTCGACTACACCCACCTGTGGTTCGGCCGGCACTCCGAGGTCCGGCTGACCACCTACACCCCCGCGGACAGCGAGACGGCCGAGAAGATCGCCGCGCGCTGA
- a CDS encoding RNA polymerase sigma factor — protein sequence MSEPRVRPDPAFALLELYESALPEVYGYLLARCGDRGVAEELTSETFLGAVHACRSTGAPPVSTRWLIGVARHKLVDHWRRREREERGLRVVGESEPESVDPWDAELDALLAREVLESLGAHHRAALTLRYLDGLPVPEVAHVLGRTVHATEALLVRARNAFRAAYREEEVRDD from the coding sequence GTGAGCGAACCGCGGGTACGACCGGACCCGGCTTTCGCGCTGCTCGAGCTGTACGAGTCGGCGCTGCCGGAGGTGTACGGCTACCTGCTGGCGCGCTGCGGTGACCGGGGCGTGGCCGAGGAACTCACCTCGGAGACGTTCCTCGGCGCCGTCCACGCGTGCCGGAGCACGGGCGCCCCGCCGGTGAGCACCCGGTGGCTCATCGGGGTCGCGCGGCACAAGCTGGTCGACCACTGGCGGCGCCGGGAACGCGAGGAACGCGGGCTGCGCGTGGTGGGCGAGTCCGAACCGGAGTCGGTGGATCCGTGGGACGCCGAACTGGACGCCCTGCTCGCCCGCGAGGTGCTGGAGTCGCTGGGCGCGCACCACCGGGCCGCACTGACACTCCGGTACCTGGACGGACTGCCGGTGCCGGAAGTCGCACACGTACTGGGCCGGACGGTGCACGCGACCGAAGCCCTGCTGGTCCGGGCACGCAACGCGTTCCGGGCCGCCTACCGGGAGGAGGAGGTGCGTGATGACTGA
- a CDS encoding VOC family protein, translating to MTDPLDALRAPVQPVDPDPRFAAELRERLRRAVLNGGEMTGTEAPARAELHSLTPYLAVPDARRALDFYVEVFGAQRRGDPIVMPDGRIGHAEVAIGDSVLMLAEEHPEIGHVTAAGGATIRIEVSDVDDVVRRATDRGAEVLNPVEDRGHGRSGAVRDPFGQRWLVAEAPVRASGTDTARHGEAIYFTFQVPDDEAAKAFYGAVLGWRFTPGSVEGAWGFAGPGLEGGLWGGPGRQVGWKLMYAVDDVPAAVERVRAAGGRVTEVDRKHYGLTADCVDNQGIEFWLWQP from the coding sequence ATGACTGATCCCCTCGACGCCCTCCGCGCCCCCGTCCAGCCGGTCGACCCAGACCCCAGGTTCGCCGCCGAGCTGCGCGAACGCCTGCGTCGCGCTGTGTTGAACGGAGGAGAGATGACCGGAACGGAAGCACCCGCACGGGCGGAACTGCACTCGCTGACCCCGTATCTCGCCGTGCCGGACGCACGGCGCGCGCTGGACTTCTACGTGGAGGTGTTCGGCGCGCAACGCCGCGGCGACCCGATCGTCATGCCGGACGGCCGGATCGGGCACGCCGAGGTCGCGATCGGTGACAGCGTCCTGATGCTCGCCGAGGAGCACCCGGAGATCGGCCACGTGACCGCCGCGGGTGGCGCGACGATCCGCATCGAAGTGTCCGATGTGGACGACGTGGTGCGCCGCGCGACGGACCGCGGCGCGGAGGTGCTCAACCCGGTCGAGGACCGCGGCCACGGCCGGAGCGGCGCGGTCCGCGACCCGTTCGGCCAGCGGTGGCTGGTCGCCGAGGCCCCGGTCCGGGCCAGCGGTACCGACACCGCCCGGCACGGCGAAGCCATCTACTTCACGTTCCAGGTGCCCGACGACGAGGCAGCGAAGGCGTTCTACGGCGCGGTGCTCGGCTGGCGGTTCACCCCCGGCAGCGTCGAAGGCGCGTGGGGTTTCGCCGGGCCGGGGCTGGAGGGTGGCCTGTGGGGCGGTCCGGGACGGCAGGTCGGCTGGAAGCTGATGTACGCCGTGGACGACGTGCCCGCCGCGGTCGAGCGCGTCCGCGCTGCCGGCGGGCGGGTGACCGAAGTGGACCGCAAGCACTACGGCCTGACCGCCGACTGCGTCGACAACCAGGGCATCGAGTTCTGGCTCTGGCAGCCGTGA
- a CDS encoding glycosyltransferase family A protein, which produces MTAQLCFVSASRGSGFMAELLEVVADAVRRAGFPATTATGRYPDAEGDTVYVVVPHEYFVVTPEADRPSEEQRRRTIAFCVEHPGTATFERSAALVPGLAGAVDINHDSTAELRRRGIPVEHFQLGYSPLWDAWGGDPDRAREIDVTYLGTAERRRSLLLASYAADLADLRVRLLTPPHEPMGPRRVDFLPGEAKFAHLANSRFLLNLHRERSRALEWVRVLEALCNGCVVLTEPSTDLAPLVPGTHLVVTRPESLGAAAAALAADPQRERDLRMAGYEFVRTALDPLASAKMLVELAEGVLAASPGVPAGPPPAQTVVDVVDVVDVVDAGPRPLAVDTPSWDVRFAGTRSLGAPPANPALATRMGQQTADARRTSGVDWSPSVVPTVFPDAERAAVDVLLVRRPGEPDPESLVRDLLTGTVLPRRILAGEDGVAPRPRPRAADLLRHELPLGRGYTRNRLLERSSAPWLLVLDGGMRASRRLLERLVAASDGADVVHCPVADPVEGLVGALPPEDRRLAELPYLGSGYLVRRAVLESFGGWTDDPLVDGLEDHVFWRRLAAHDRPSSLVQQVLLSRLRPDPAPRPVDLDPHRVWSLTRILAGAPAAPIE; this is translated from the coding sequence ATGACCGCTCAGCTGTGCTTCGTGTCCGCGAGCCGCGGGTCCGGGTTCATGGCGGAGCTGCTGGAGGTGGTCGCGGACGCGGTGCGGCGCGCCGGGTTCCCGGCGACTACGGCCACCGGGCGTTACCCGGACGCCGAGGGCGACACGGTGTACGTGGTCGTGCCGCACGAGTACTTCGTGGTGACCCCCGAGGCGGACCGGCCGAGCGAGGAGCAGCGGCGCCGCACCATCGCGTTCTGCGTGGAGCACCCGGGTACGGCCACGTTCGAGCGCAGCGCGGCGCTGGTCCCGGGGCTGGCCGGTGCGGTCGACATCAACCACGACTCGACCGCCGAGTTGCGTCGCCGGGGCATCCCGGTCGAGCACTTCCAGCTCGGCTACTCACCGCTGTGGGACGCCTGGGGCGGCGATCCGGACCGCGCGCGGGAGATCGACGTGACCTACCTGGGCACCGCGGAGCGGCGTCGTTCGCTGCTGCTCGCGTCCTACGCCGCCGACCTGGCGGACCTGCGGGTCCGGTTGCTCACCCCGCCGCACGAACCGATGGGGCCGCGGCGTGTCGATTTCCTGCCGGGCGAGGCGAAGTTCGCACACCTGGCGAACTCGCGATTCCTGCTCAACCTGCACCGCGAGCGGTCACGGGCCCTGGAATGGGTGCGGGTGCTGGAGGCGCTGTGCAACGGCTGCGTGGTGCTGACCGAGCCGTCGACCGACCTGGCGCCGCTGGTGCCGGGCACGCACCTGGTCGTTACGCGGCCGGAGTCGCTCGGTGCGGCGGCCGCCGCACTCGCCGCGGACCCGCAGCGGGAACGCGACCTGCGGATGGCCGGGTACGAGTTCGTGCGCACCGCGCTCGACCCGCTGGCGTCCGCGAAGATGCTGGTCGAGCTGGCCGAAGGGGTGCTCGCCGCCTCGCCCGGGGTGCCCGCGGGCCCGCCACCTGCCCAGACAGTGGTGGACGTGGTGGACGTGGTGGACGTGGTGGACGCCGGGCCGCGGCCGCTGGCCGTCGACACCCCGTCGTGGGACGTCCGGTTCGCCGGCACCCGCTCGCTCGGTGCTCCCCCGGCGAACCCGGCGCTGGCCACCCGGATGGGTCAGCAGACCGCGGACGCACGCCGCACGTCCGGGGTGGACTGGTCGCCGTCGGTGGTGCCCACAGTGTTCCCGGACGCCGAACGGGCGGCCGTGGACGTGCTGCTGGTCCGCCGTCCGGGCGAGCCCGACCCGGAGTCGCTGGTGCGCGACCTGCTCACCGGGACCGTGCTGCCCCGCCGGATCCTCGCCGGGGAGGACGGTGTCGCGCCGCGCCCCCGCCCGCGCGCGGCCGACCTGCTGCGGCACGAGCTGCCGCTGGGCCGCGGCTACACGCGCAACCGGCTGCTGGAACGCTCATCCGCGCCGTGGCTGCTGGTGCTCGACGGCGGCATGCGTGCGTCGCGGCGGCTGCTGGAACGCCTCGTCGCCGCTTCCGACGGAGCGGACGTCGTGCACTGCCCGGTCGCCGACCCGGTCGAGGGCCTGGTCGGCGCGTTGCCGCCGGAGGACCGGCGGCTGGCCGAGCTGCCCTATCTGGGCAGCGGGTACCTGGTGCGCCGGGCCGTGCTCGAGTCGTTCGGCGGATGGACCGACGACCCGCTGGTGGACGGCCTGGAGGACCACGTCTTCTGGCGCCGGCTGGCGGCCCACGACCGTCCGAGCTCGCTGGTCCAGCAGGTCCTGCTGAGCCGCTTGCGGCCCGATCCGGCACCGCGCCCGGTGGACCTCGATCCGCACCGCGTCTGGTCGCTGACGCGAATCCTCGCCGGTGCACCGGCCGCCCCCATCGAGTGA
- a CDS encoding sensor histidine kinase — protein sequence MDVVLTLVPMAFVLGATTGAGRFQGHPLGAAGYLWLAAAALPLVAVRRVPLPVFAVTAALTGAYYVSGQPGGPAIVLPTIALFVLTRTRGPLVAGIAGSVVVVAALAGRLATGVTLVVWLVAVLGIGTAVRNRVAATRAAAQETAERQSRLAEQERLRIAREVHDVVAHSLAMINVQAGVAVHVADRRPDQAVAALRAIKEASATALADLRATVTVLRSGQGLGPAPSLDQLDELLDHARATGLVVRVHGSPGDLPAPVDAAAYRILQESLTNVIRHANQPSTVDIRFTRHDGSFTLVVRDDGRGATTPVDGNGMRGMRERAAALGGEVAARVVDGGIELRAELPLEKLEER from the coding sequence GTGGACGTGGTGCTCACCCTCGTCCCGATGGCGTTCGTGCTGGGGGCGACCACCGGGGCCGGCCGGTTCCAGGGCCACCCGCTGGGCGCTGCCGGTTACCTGTGGCTCGCCGCCGCCGCGTTGCCGCTGGTCGCCGTGCGGCGGGTGCCGTTGCCGGTCTTCGCCGTCACCGCGGCCCTGACCGGCGCGTACTACGTCTCCGGACAGCCGGGCGGCCCGGCGATCGTGCTGCCGACCATCGCGTTGTTCGTGCTGACCCGCACGAGGGGACCGCTCGTCGCGGGGATTGCCGGGTCGGTCGTCGTCGTGGCCGCACTGGCCGGGCGCCTCGCCACCGGGGTCACGCTCGTCGTCTGGCTGGTCGCGGTCCTCGGCATCGGGACCGCCGTCCGCAACCGGGTCGCCGCGACCCGGGCCGCCGCGCAGGAGACCGCCGAACGGCAGTCCCGGCTCGCCGAGCAGGAGCGGCTCCGGATCGCCCGCGAGGTGCACGACGTGGTCGCGCACAGCCTCGCCATGATCAACGTCCAGGCCGGGGTCGCGGTGCACGTCGCCGATCGGCGGCCCGACCAGGCCGTCGCCGCGCTGCGGGCGATCAAGGAGGCCAGTGCCACCGCGCTGGCCGACCTGCGCGCCACCGTCACGGTCCTGCGCTCCGGTCAGGGACTCGGCCCCGCGCCCAGCCTGGACCAGCTCGACGAGCTGCTCGACCACGCCCGCGCGACCGGTCTCGTCGTGCGCGTGCACGGCTCGCCGGGCGACCTGCCCGCCCCGGTCGATGCCGCGGCCTACCGCATCCTGCAGGAATCGCTGACCAACGTGATCCGGCACGCCAACCAGCCCAGCACGGTCGACATCCGCTTCACCCGGCACGACGGCTCCTTCACGCTCGTCGTGCGTGACGACGGCCGCGGCGCCACGACGCCGGTCGACGGCAACGGGATGCGCGGCATGCGGGAACGCGCCGCCGCGCTGGGCGGCGAGGTCGCGGCCCGGGTGGTGGACGGCGGCATCGAACTGCGCGCGGAACTCCCCTTGGAGAAGCTGGAGGAGCGATGA
- a CDS encoding MFS transporter: protein MTTTLAPAVTRPALTRGGLATVLLGAALAPIDLFIVNVALPTINADLHTTTATLEWIVAGYGIAFALLLVIGGRLGDALGHRRVFSLGLAAFTLTSLVCGIAPTAGVLVAARIAQGAAAALMVPQVLSIIQATTSGEQRSRTIGYYGATGGIAMVVGQLLGGVLVSADLAGSGWRPIFLVNVPIGLAGLVLARRLLPETRAHDPLGVDGRGTALLGLTLLTLLVPLMEGRALGWPVWCWVLLGAFPFAAAAFVHVERRLEARGVTPLLPPSVVRMPSMRRGLTVAVPFFVGFGGFLFVYALTLQDGLRLGPLASGLALTPMAVAFLVMSLLSSRFVARLGRNVIVLGTTVQVIGLLALIGAVLAFWPQVTVLTLVPGMLITGAGQGLTGPTLFRVVLSRVPAGSAGAGSGMLTTTQQSSLALGVATLGTLFAALTGPFGMAGALVLVTGLQAIMMAGIALTARRLPDPRG, encoded by the coding sequence ATGACGACAACCCTCGCCCCGGCCGTGACCCGGCCGGCGCTCACCCGCGGCGGTCTGGCCACCGTCCTGCTGGGCGCGGCACTGGCACCCATCGACCTGTTCATCGTGAACGTCGCCCTGCCCACGATCAACGCCGATCTGCACACGACGACCGCCACCCTGGAGTGGATCGTCGCCGGGTACGGCATCGCCTTCGCCCTGCTGCTCGTCATCGGCGGCCGGCTCGGGGACGCGCTCGGCCACCGCCGCGTGTTCTCCCTCGGCCTGGCCGCGTTCACCCTCACCTCGCTGGTCTGCGGGATCGCGCCGACCGCGGGCGTGCTCGTCGCGGCCCGCATCGCGCAGGGCGCCGCGGCCGCGCTGATGGTGCCGCAGGTGCTCTCGATCATCCAGGCCACGACGAGCGGTGAGCAGCGCTCGCGCACGATCGGCTACTACGGCGCCACCGGCGGGATCGCGATGGTCGTCGGCCAGCTGCTCGGCGGGGTCCTGGTGTCCGCCGACCTGGCCGGCAGCGGCTGGCGGCCGATCTTCCTGGTCAACGTCCCGATCGGACTGGCCGGGCTGGTGCTGGCCCGCCGCCTGCTGCCGGAGACCCGCGCGCACGACCCGCTCGGCGTGGACGGCCGCGGCACGGCACTGCTCGGACTGACCCTGCTCACCCTGCTGGTCCCCCTGATGGAAGGCCGCGCACTGGGCTGGCCGGTGTGGTGCTGGGTCCTGCTCGGCGCGTTCCCGTTCGCCGCGGCCGCGTTCGTGCACGTCGAACGGCGGTTGGAGGCACGTGGTGTCACGCCGCTGCTGCCACCGTCGGTGGTGCGGATGCCGAGCATGCGGCGCGGGCTGACCGTGGCCGTGCCGTTCTTCGTCGGCTTCGGCGGGTTCCTGTTCGTCTACGCGCTCACGCTCCAGGACGGGTTGCGGCTCGGCCCGCTCGCGTCGGGTCTCGCGCTCACCCCGATGGCCGTCGCGTTCCTGGTGATGTCGCTGCTCAGCAGCCGGTTCGTGGCGCGCCTCGGCCGCAACGTCATCGTCCTCGGCACGACCGTCCAGGTCATCGGGCTGCTCGCGCTGATCGGCGCGGTCCTGGCGTTCTGGCCGCAGGTCACCGTCCTCACCCTCGTCCCGGGCATGCTGATCACCGGGGCCGGCCAGGGCCTGACCGGGCCCACCCTGTTCCGGGTCGTGCTGTCGCGGGTGCCCGCGGGAAGCGCCGGCGCCGGCAGCGGGATGCTCACCACGACGCAGCAGAGCTCGCTCGCGCTCGGCGTGGCGACCCTGGGCACGCTGTTCGCCGCGCTGACCGGACCGTTCGGGATGGCGGGCGCGCTGGTGCTGGTCACCGGGTTGCAGGCGATCATGATGGCGGGGATCGCGCTCACCGCGCGCCGCCTGCCGGACCCACGCGGCTGA